A window of Onychostoma macrolepis isolate SWU-2019 chromosome 01, ASM1243209v1, whole genome shotgun sequence contains these coding sequences:
- the ppm1kb gene encoding protein phosphatase 1K, mitochondrial, whose amino-acid sequence MSVALLVRYAMLSGSRVCYRAALGLTGIHQEDPKRALHMPSSPRCSNSRFDPDSSGRPTTWDSFGIWDNRIDEPILLPSSIRYGKLIPKVSLSKVGCASQIGQRKVNEDRYQLSQMTDNIMYFAVFDGHGGAEAAEFCHRNMEKHIKDIAEEEDNLELVLTKAFLEVDKALARHLHFSADASLLSAGTTATVALLRDGIELVVGSVGDSRAMLCRKGKALKLTVDHTPERKDEKERIRKTGGCITWNSLGQPHVNGRLAMTRSIGDFDLKTSGVIAEPETKRISLHHVHDSFLALTTDGVNFIMNSQEICDIINQCNDPKEAAQRISEQALQYGSEDNSTVIVVPFGAWGKHKSSDVSYSFSRSFISSGRWA is encoded by the exons ATGTCAGTGGCTCTTCTCGTGCGATATGCCATGCTCAGCGGGTCCCGTGTTTGCTACAGGGCTGCCCTTGGCCTAACCGGCATCCACCAAGAAGACCCAAAACGGGCTCTACACATGCCGTCATCTCCTCGGTGCAGCAACTCTCGTTTTGATCCGGACAGCAGTGGCCGTCCGACTACCTGGGACTCCTTTGGGATCTGGGACAACCGCATTGATGAGCCCATCTTGCTTCCGTCGAGCATCCGATATGGTAAACTCATTCCCAAAGTTAGCCTGTCTAAGGTGGGCTGCGCATCGCAGATTGGCCAGCGGAAGGTGAACGAAGACCGCTATCAGTTATCGCAGATGACGGACAACATCATGTACTTTGCAGTGTTTGATGGGCACGGAGGTGCAGAGGCTGCTGAATTCTGCCACAGAAACATGGAGAAGCATATTAA AGACATAGCAGAGGAGGAGGATAACTTGGAATTAGTTTTAACCAAAGCATTTCTTGAGGTTGACAAAGCATTAGCAAGGCATCTTCACTTCAGTGCAGATG CCTCTCTGTTGAGTGCAGGGACCACTGCCACTGTGGCCCTGCTGAGAGACGGGATCGAGCTGGTGGTGGGCAGCGTGGGGGACAGCAGAGCCATGCTGTGCCGCAAAGGCAAAGCCCTCAAACTCACCGTGGATCACACGCCTGAGAGAAAGGATGAAAAAGAGAG AATACGGAAGACTGGAGGTTGTATTACGTGGAACAGTTTGGGTCAGCCTCACGTCAATGGCAGACTGGCCATGACACGCAGCATTGGAGATTTCGACCTCAAAACGTCAGGTGTCATCGCAGAACCAGAGACTAAGAGGATTTCA TTGCATCACGTCCACGACTCCTTTCTGGCACTTACCACTGATGGCGTTAACTTCATCATGAACAGTCAGGAGATCTGTGACATCATTAACCAATGTAACGACCCTAAAGAGGCCGCACAACGCATATCTGAGCAG GCTCTTCAATACGGATCTGAAGACAACAGCACTGTCATTGTGGTGCCATTCGGTGCCTGGGGCAAACACAAAAGCTCTGACGTGAGCTACTCCTTCAGTCGCAGTTTCATCTCCAGTGGCCGCTGGGCCTAA